A genome region from Jeongeupia sp. HS-3 includes the following:
- the pstC gene encoding phosphate ABC transporter permease subunit PstC: MTPQELRLKRQALQDMVFRGSTRFFAFFVLALLLAIILSLIHGAWPAIKAFGLGFITSSDWNPVTEQFGGWNSIRGTLLSSLIALLIGVPVSFGIAIFLTELSPTWLRRPFGIAIELLAGVPSIIFGMWGLFVFAPWFADNVQPWLTETAAGIPMIGWLFQGPPMGIGMFTAGLILSVMVIPYIASVMRDVFEVVPPMLKESAYGLGCTTWEVVWNVVLPYTRQGVVGGVMLGLGRALGETMAVTFVIGNSHKTISSLFDPGTSIAATLANEFTEATGNLHVASLINLGLLLFLITFVVLVLSKLMLLRLEKSEGSHS, translated from the coding sequence ATGACGCCCCAAGAGTTACGGCTAAAGCGGCAAGCCCTGCAAGACATGGTTTTTCGCGGCTCGACCCGCTTTTTTGCCTTCTTTGTACTGGCGCTGCTGCTCGCCATCATTTTGTCGCTGATTCACGGCGCCTGGCCCGCCATCAAGGCATTCGGCCTAGGCTTCATCACCAGCAGCGACTGGAACCCGGTCACCGAGCAGTTCGGCGGCTGGAACTCGATCCGCGGCACGCTACTGTCGTCGCTGATCGCACTGCTGATCGGCGTACCGGTCAGTTTCGGCATTGCCATTTTCCTGACCGAATTATCGCCAACCTGGTTGCGCCGCCCGTTCGGCATCGCGATCGAGCTGCTGGCCGGCGTGCCGTCGATCATCTTCGGCATGTGGGGCCTGTTCGTTTTCGCGCCGTGGTTCGCCGATAACGTCCAGCCCTGGCTAACCGAAACCGCCGCCGGCATTCCGATGATCGGCTGGCTGTTCCAGGGCCCGCCAATGGGTATCGGCATGTTCACGGCCGGGCTGATCCTCTCGGTGATGGTCATTCCCTATATCGCCTCGGTGATGCGCGACGTGTTCGAAGTCGTCCCGCCGATGCTGAAGGAATCGGCCTACGGTCTTGGCTGCACCACTTGGGAAGTCGTCTGGAACGTCGTACTGCCCTACACCCGTCAAGGCGTGGTTGGCGGCGTGATGCTGGGCCTTGGCCGGGCGCTGGGCGAAACCATGGCGGTGACCTTTGTGATCGGCAACTCGCACAAGACCATCTCGTCGCTGTTTGATCCGGGCACCTCGATCGCGGCGACGCTGGCCAATGAATTCACCGAAGCCACCGGCAATCTGCACGTAGCCTCACTGATCAATCTCGGCCTGCTGCTGTTCCTGATTACCTTTGTCGTCCTCGTCCTGTCGAAGCTGATGCTGCTGCGACTGGAAAAGAGCGAAGGCTCACACTCCTGA
- a CDS encoding DUF4149 domain-containing protein, whose amino-acid sequence MNLGTGIKNILTTLWIGGIWVIGVIVAPILFKTLETSVAGMVAGRLFSAIGWVGVVSGVFLLIYWLWADGLGAFRTGRLWLVIGMLICTLVNQFAIFPLIAALKPAVSSAATGVFGGGLAQWHTISSLIYLVQALFGLAYVWQSDAR is encoded by the coding sequence ATGAATCTGGGCACAGGCATCAAGAACATACTGACCACGCTATGGATCGGTGGCATCTGGGTCATCGGCGTCATCGTCGCGCCCATCCTGTTCAAAACGCTGGAAACGTCAGTGGCCGGCATGGTTGCCGGGCGGCTTTTCAGCGCCATTGGCTGGGTCGGCGTTGTTTCGGGCGTGTTTCTGCTGATTTACTGGCTATGGGCCGATGGCCTGGGCGCATTTCGCACCGGTCGGCTGTGGCTGGTGATCGGCATGCTGATCTGCACGCTGGTGAACCAGTTCGCGATCTTTCCGCTGATCGCCGCGCTCAAGCCTGCGGTCAGCAGCGCAGCGACCGGCGTCTTTGGCGGCGGTCTGGCGCAGTGGCATACGATTTCAAGTTTGATTTATTTGGTGCAGGCGCTGTTTGGTCTGGCCTACGTCTGGCAAAGCGACGCGCGATAA
- the folP gene encoding dihydropteroate synthase produces the protein MSELLCGRFRFTFDRPLVMGIVNVTPDSFSDGGRYDSVAKAVMQAERLVNDGADILDIGGESTRPGAVRVPDDEEIHRVVPVLQALQSLNVPLSIDTCKTAVMRAALDAGVDLVNDIAALEDDGALAIVAQSRAAVCLMHKQGEPRGMQSAPYYDDVVAEVGAYLAERRDLGVAAGIDPCRLLLDPGFGFGKTFEHNTALFRALPGLAEQLGAPLLIGVSRKAMLGTMAGRPVPSERVSASVAAALLAAQAGAAVIRVHDVRETVDAIKVWLALK, from the coding sequence ATGTCCGAACTACTGTGTGGGCGTTTCCGCTTCACGTTTGATCGCCCGTTGGTGATGGGTATTGTCAATGTCACGCCCGATTCGTTTTCCGATGGCGGGCGTTACGACTCGGTGGCCAAGGCCGTTATGCAGGCGGAACGGCTGGTTAATGATGGCGCGGATATCCTCGATATCGGTGGCGAATCAACCCGACCCGGAGCGGTCAGGGTGCCCGATGACGAAGAGATCCATCGCGTTGTTCCGGTGTTGCAGGCGCTGCAAAGCTTGAACGTGCCGCTCTCGATCGATACCTGTAAAACGGCCGTGATGCGTGCTGCACTGGATGCCGGAGTCGATCTGGTCAACGATATCGCGGCGCTTGAGGATGACGGTGCCTTGGCGATTGTTGCGCAGTCGCGGGCCGCGGTGTGCCTGATGCACAAGCAGGGCGAGCCACGGGGCATGCAGTCGGCACCGTACTACGATGACGTAGTTGCCGAAGTGGGCGCCTATCTGGCCGAGCGGCGCGATCTGGGCGTGGCAGCCGGGATTGACCCCTGTCGTTTGTTGCTAGATCCGGGCTTTGGGTTTGGCAAGACCTTCGAGCACAACACCGCGTTGTTTCGTGCTCTGCCCGGGCTGGCGGAGCAACTGGGTGCGCCTTTGTTGATTGGGGTGTCACGTAAGGCCATGCTTGGCACGATGGCGGGTCGGCCGGTTCCCTCTGAGCGTGTGAGTGCCAGCGTGGCGGCTGCGCTGTTGGCGGCGCAGGCCGGCGCCGCGGTCATTCGCGTGCACGATGTCAGGGAAACAGTGGATGCGATCAAGGTCTGGCTGGCTTTAAAATAG
- the glmM gene encoding phosphoglucosamine mutase, with amino-acid sequence MARRYFGTDGVRGLVGEYPITPEFAMKLGYAAGKVLAAAEKRQPGDHAAVLIGKDTRVSGYMLEAALQAGLNAAGVDVYLTGPLPTPGVAYLTRALRLSAGVVISASHNPYYDNGIKFFGAGGKKLADEVELAIEAAIDEKQPCVGPKALGKAKRVSDAVGRYVEFCKSTFPHDFDLRGLKLIVDCAHGATYQVAPFVFHELGAEVITMGDKPNGYNINEEVGATHVEAIRQKVLAEGADYGIALDGDGDRLIMIDSDGSVIDGDMLLYILARYRQDRGTLGGGVVGTLMTNLGVENALTERGIPFVRAKVGDRYVLEQLSEHGWLLGGEGSGHLLSLDKHSTGDGIVSALQVLEALIEQGRPMSAFRSELTLSGQVLKNVRIKKGFDLAASTEIAAKVSKAEAAMGREGRVLLRASGTEPLIRVMVEHADQAVAQEWAERIAAVVSAEAVGDE; translated from the coding sequence ATGGCTAGAAGATATTTCGGTACCGATGGCGTGCGTGGTTTGGTCGGTGAGTACCCGATCACGCCCGAGTTTGCGATGAAGCTGGGTTATGCCGCCGGTAAGGTGTTGGCTGCGGCAGAAAAGCGCCAGCCCGGCGATCACGCTGCCGTATTGATCGGCAAGGACACCCGTGTTTCCGGCTATATGCTTGAAGCCGCTTTGCAGGCGGGTTTGAATGCCGCCGGTGTCGATGTCTACCTGACCGGGCCACTACCGACGCCGGGCGTTGCCTATCTGACCCGTGCCTTGCGTTTGTCGGCGGGGGTGGTGATTTCTGCATCGCACAATCCCTATTACGACAATGGCATAAAGTTTTTCGGTGCTGGCGGCAAGAAACTGGCCGATGAGGTCGAGCTGGCCATCGAGGCTGCGATCGACGAGAAGCAGCCTTGCGTTGGCCCCAAGGCACTGGGCAAGGCAAAGCGGGTGAGCGATGCCGTCGGTCGCTACGTCGAATTCTGCAAATCGACGTTCCCGCACGATTTTGATCTGCGTGGGCTGAAACTGATCGTCGATTGCGCGCACGGTGCCACCTATCAGGTTGCGCCGTTCGTATTCCACGAGTTGGGTGCCGAAGTGATCACCATGGGTGACAAGCCCAATGGTTACAACATCAATGAGGAGGTCGGTGCAACGCATGTCGAAGCCATTCGCCAGAAAGTGCTGGCCGAAGGCGCTGACTACGGCATCGCGCTGGATGGTGACGGCGACCGGCTGATCATGATCGATAGCGATGGTTCGGTCATTGATGGCGATATGCTGCTCTATATCCTCGCCCGTTATCGGCAAGACCGTGGCACGCTGGGTGGTGGCGTGGTTGGCACCTTGATGACCAATCTGGGGGTCGAAAACGCCCTGACCGAGCGCGGCATCCCGTTCGTGCGCGCCAAGGTCGGCGATCGCTATGTGCTTGAGCAGTTGAGCGAGCATGGCTGGTTGCTCGGCGGCGAAGGTTCGGGTCATCTCCTTAGCCTGGACAAGCATTCAACGGGCGATGGCATTGTCTCGGCCTTGCAGGTTCTTGAGGCGCTGATCGAGCAGGGTAGACCGATGTCGGCTTTCCGTTCCGAGCTGACCTTGTCCGGTCAGGTGCTCAAAAATGTGCGGATCAAGAAGGGCTTCGACTTGGCCGCTTCGACGGAAATTGCGGCGAAAGTCAGCAAAGCCGAAGCCGCAATGGGACGTGAAGGACGAGTGCTGCTGCGTGCGTCCGGCACCGAGCCGCTGATTCGGGTGATGGTCGAGCACGCCGATCAGGCGGTTGCGCAGGAGTGGGCTGAGCGCATTGCGGCGGTTGTGAGTGCTGAAGCCGTGGGTGACGAGTGA
- the yhbY gene encoding ribosome assembly RNA-binding protein YhbY, whose amino-acid sequence MELTPDQRRHLRGLAHHLNPVVMIGNQGLTDAVLREIAANLDAHELIKIRVLGDDRALREEFLQKICADLGAAAVQHIGKLLLIYRATASNGDKPKIALPKAKKSKA is encoded by the coding sequence ATGGAACTCACCCCGGATCAACGCCGCCATCTGCGCGGCCTTGCCCATCACCTGAATCCGGTGGTCATGATCGGCAACCAGGGCCTGACCGACGCAGTACTGCGCGAGATCGCGGCAAACCTGGATGCGCATGAACTGATCAAGATCCGTGTGCTTGGCGATGATCGCGCATTGCGCGAAGAATTCCTGCAAAAAATTTGCGCCGACCTCGGCGCCGCTGCAGTGCAGCACATCGGCAAGCTGCTGCTGATTTATCGCGCAACCGCGAGCAATGGCGACAAGCCAAAAATCGCGCTACCGAAAGCGAAGAAGAGCAAGGCCTGA
- the pstA gene encoding phosphate ABC transporter permease PstA: MNLYFRRRVINKLSLMLSLAAMAFGLFWLLWILYTLFSNGLAGLSMTLFTQTTPAPGSDGGLANAIVGSLAMSGVGVAIGTPIGILAGTYLAEFGERGWLAPSTRFINDILLSAPSIVIGLFIYDVYVATVGHFSGWAGALALALLVIPVVVRTTENMLRLVPHTMREAAYALGAPQWKMVLQVSLRAAKAGVLTGILLAVARIVGETAPLLFTALNNQFYSNMNQPMANLPVVIFQFAMSPYDDWHKLAWAGALLIGLFVLSLNIIARVLVRPTKSH; the protein is encoded by the coding sequence ATGAATCTCTATTTTCGCCGCCGCGTCATCAACAAACTGAGCCTGATGCTGTCGCTTGCCGCGATGGCCTTTGGTCTGTTCTGGCTGTTGTGGATCCTCTACACCCTGTTCAGCAACGGCCTGGCCGGGCTTAGCATGACGCTGTTCACCCAAACCACACCAGCCCCAGGTAGCGACGGCGGTCTCGCCAACGCCATCGTCGGCAGCTTGGCCATGTCTGGGGTTGGCGTCGCGATCGGCACGCCGATCGGCATCCTCGCCGGCACCTACCTCGCCGAGTTTGGCGAGCGTGGCTGGCTGGCACCATCGACGCGGTTTATCAACGATATCCTGCTGTCGGCACCTTCCATCGTCATCGGCCTGTTCATCTACGACGTTTACGTTGCTACGGTCGGCCACTTCTCCGGCTGGGCCGGCGCGCTCGCCCTAGCCCTGCTGGTGATCCCGGTCGTGGTACGCACGACCGAGAACATGCTGCGACTGGTACCGCACACCATGCGGGAGGCCGCCTATGCACTCGGTGCACCGCAATGGAAGATGGTATTGCAGGTCAGTCTGCGTGCGGCCAAGGCCGGCGTTCTAACCGGCATTCTGCTTGCTGTCGCCCGGATTGTCGGCGAGACCGCACCGCTGCTGTTTACCGCGCTGAACAACCAGTTTTACTCGAACATGAACCAACCGATGGCCAACCTGCCGGTGGTGATCTTCCAGTTCGCAATGAGTCCGTATGACGACTGGCACAAGCTCGCCTGGGCAGGTGCACTGCTGATCGGCCTGTTCGTGCTCTCGCTCAACATCATTGCCCGTGTCCTCGTCCGTCCGACCAAGTCGCACTGA
- the pstB gene encoding phosphate ABC transporter ATP-binding protein PstB: MNNTLNPKIAVKNLNFYYGNFHALKNINLDIREGKVTAFIGPSGCGKSTLLRTFNRMYGLYPKLRAEGEIIMNGRNVLDNNVDLNMLRAKVGMVFQKPTPFPMSIYDNIAFGVKLYESLSKSEMDDRVEWALQKAALWKEAKDKLKQSGLGLSGGQQQRLCIARAVAVKPEVLLLDEPTSALDPISTAHIEELVHELKQDYTIAIVTHNMQQAARVSDYTAYMYLGELVEVGETDSIFTTPKKKATEDYITGKFG; the protein is encoded by the coding sequence ATGAACAACACACTGAATCCGAAAATTGCCGTCAAGAACCTCAACTTCTACTACGGCAACTTCCACGCCCTGAAAAACATCAACCTCGACATCCGCGAAGGCAAGGTCACCGCCTTCATCGGCCCGTCGGGCTGCGGCAAGTCGACGCTCTTGCGCACCTTCAACCGCATGTACGGCCTCTACCCCAAGCTGCGCGCCGAAGGCGAGATCATCATGAACGGCCGCAACGTGCTCGACAACAATGTCGATCTGAACATGTTGCGCGCCAAGGTTGGCATGGTGTTTCAGAAGCCGACACCGTTTCCGATGTCGATCTACGACAACATTGCCTTCGGCGTAAAGCTGTACGAGAGCCTGTCCAAATCCGAAATGGACGATCGCGTCGAATGGGCACTGCAGAAGGCGGCGCTGTGGAAGGAAGCCAAAGACAAACTCAAGCAATCGGGTCTGGGCCTTTCCGGTGGCCAGCAGCAGCGCCTGTGCATCGCCCGCGCCGTCGCGGTAAAACCCGAAGTACTGCTACTGGATGAACCCACTTCGGCACTCGATCCGATTTCGACCGCGCACATTGAAGAACTGGTGCATGAGCTGAAGCAGGATTACACCATCGCCATCGTGACTCACAATATGCAGCAGGCAGCGCGCGTATCCGATTACACGGCCTATATGTACCTCGGCGAGCTGGTCGAAGTCGGTGAAACCGACAGCATCTTCACCACGCCGAAAAAGAAGGCGACCGAAGACTACATCACCGGGAAATTTGGTTAA
- the rlmE gene encoding 23S rRNA (uridine(2552)-2'-O)-methyltransferase RlmE has product MARSKTSNAWLKEHVNDHYVQMAQKDGYRARAAYKLIEINDKDKLIKPGMWVADLGAAPGSWSQVAAQIVGEQGRVFALDLLEMPFIPGVDFIQGDFRDDEVLAQYLALLGGRQVDLVICDIAPNITGNAVTDQARSMHLCELALQFSQEQLKPGGDFVVKVFQGYGYNEYIAEMRSTFTQVLTRKPKASRDRSTEMYLLGKQKKA; this is encoded by the coding sequence ATGGCACGTAGCAAGACCAGTAACGCATGGCTCAAGGAGCATGTGAACGATCACTATGTTCAAATGGCGCAGAAGGACGGCTATCGCGCCCGCGCCGCGTACAAGCTCATCGAGATCAACGACAAGGATAAACTGATCAAGCCCGGCATGTGGGTTGCCGATCTGGGTGCCGCACCTGGCAGTTGGTCGCAGGTGGCAGCACAAATCGTCGGCGAACAGGGGCGGGTTTTTGCGCTTGACCTGCTGGAGATGCCGTTCATTCCCGGTGTCGACTTTATTCAGGGCGATTTTCGCGATGACGAAGTGCTGGCTCAGTATCTCGCGCTGCTCGGCGGCAGGCAGGTAGACCTTGTGATTTGCGATATTGCCCCCAATATCACCGGGAACGCCGTCACTGATCAGGCCCGCTCGATGCATCTTTGCGAGCTGGCGCTACAATTTTCCCAGGAGCAGTTGAAACCTGGCGGCGATTTCGTGGTCAAGGTATTCCAAGGCTACGGTTATAACGAATACATAGCCGAAATGCGCTCCACTTTCACTCAGGTCCTGACCCGTAAACCCAAGGCGTCACGGGACCGCAGCACGGAAATGTACTTACTTGGCAAGCAGAAAAAAGCATGA
- the ftsH gene encoding ATP-dependent zinc metalloprotease FtsH: MNNLGKNIAIWLIVGLVLMTVFNQFTKRQETSNQVAYSQFMSDVEGNRIASVEIEGNPLRGQWIRGQRTDGSKFSTLAPFDYRLVDTLIKHDVKFAAKAEEEPSLLMSIFINWFPMLLLIGVWVFFMRQMQGGGKGGAFSFGKSRAKMLDDSNNGVTFADVAGCDEAKEEVTEIVDYLRDPSKYQSLGGRMPRGILMVGSPGTGKTLLAKAIAGEAKVPFFSISGSDFVEMFVGVGAARVRDMFENAKKNSPCIIFIDEIDAVGRQRGAGMGGGNDEREQTLNQMLVEMDGFEGNSGIIVIAATNRPDVLDPALLRPGRFDRQVVVPLPDIRGREQILGVHMRKVPISNDVDASVLARGTPGMSGADLANLVNEAALFAARRNKRLVDMDDFESAKDKIYMGPERRTMVMTEDERRATAYHESGHAVIAELLEGTDPVHKVTIMPRGRALGLTWQLPERDKFSHYKDQMLNEITILFGGRVAEDLFVHRISTGASNDFERATAMARDMVTRYGMSDKMGPMVYAENEGEVFLGRSVTTHKSVSETTMQQVDSEIRRIIDEQYALAVKLLDDNRGKIEAMTSALMEWETIDREQVRDIMEDREPRPPKYPPAPRPTLPSDEKPSGDAPTATTTPAAEG; encoded by the coding sequence GTGAACAATCTCGGCAAGAACATCGCCATCTGGCTGATCGTCGGTCTCGTACTGATGACGGTCTTCAACCAATTTACCAAGCGGCAAGAAACGTCGAACCAGGTTGCGTACTCGCAATTCATGTCCGATGTCGAGGGCAATCGCATCGCTTCGGTCGAGATCGAAGGCAATCCGCTACGCGGCCAGTGGATTCGTGGCCAGCGTACCGATGGCAGCAAGTTCTCGACATTGGCACCGTTTGACTATCGTCTTGTCGATACCTTGATCAAGCACGACGTCAAATTTGCAGCCAAGGCAGAGGAAGAGCCTAGCCTCTTGATGAGCATTTTCATCAACTGGTTCCCGATGCTGCTGTTGATCGGTGTGTGGGTTTTCTTCATGCGTCAGATGCAGGGCGGCGGCAAGGGTGGGGCGTTCAGCTTCGGCAAGAGCCGGGCCAAGATGCTCGACGACAGCAACAATGGCGTGACCTTTGCCGATGTCGCAGGCTGCGATGAGGCCAAGGAAGAAGTCACCGAGATCGTTGACTATCTGCGTGATCCGTCCAAGTACCAGAGTTTGGGCGGCCGTATGCCGCGCGGTATTCTGATGGTCGGTTCGCCGGGTACCGGTAAGACCCTGCTCGCCAAGGCTATCGCCGGTGAAGCTAAGGTGCCGTTCTTCTCGATTTCGGGTTCGGATTTCGTCGAGATGTTCGTCGGCGTAGGCGCCGCGCGTGTCCGTGACATGTTCGAGAATGCCAAGAAGAATTCCCCGTGCATTATCTTTATCGACGAAATCGACGCCGTCGGTCGCCAGCGTGGCGCCGGCATGGGCGGTGGTAACGACGAGCGCGAACAAACGTTGAACCAGATGCTGGTCGAGATGGATGGCTTCGAGGGTAATTCGGGCATCATCGTCATCGCCGCGACCAACCGTCCTGATGTGCTTGATCCGGCGCTGCTGCGTCCGGGCCGTTTCGACCGTCAGGTTGTGGTGCCGTTGCCGGATATCCGTGGGCGCGAGCAGATCCTCGGTGTGCATATGCGCAAGGTGCCGATTTCCAACGACGTCGATGCCTCCGTTCTGGCTCGCGGTACGCCGGGCATGTCCGGTGCCGATCTTGCCAATCTGGTCAACGAAGCGGCACTGTTTGCCGCACGCCGTAACAAGCGCTTGGTCGATATGGACGATTTCGAGTCGGCCAAGGACAAGATCTACATGGGGCCGGAACGTCGCACCATGGTGATGACCGAGGACGAGCGTCGCGCTACTGCCTATCACGAATCCGGCCATGCGGTGATTGCCGAACTGCTGGAAGGTACCGATCCGGTGCACAAGGTCACCATCATGCCGCGTGGTCGTGCGTTGGGGCTGACTTGGCAGTTGCCGGAGCGTGACAAGTTCTCGCATTACAAAGACCAGATGCTGAACGAGATCACCATTCTGTTCGGTGGTCGCGTTGCGGAGGATCTGTTCGTGCATCGCATCTCAACCGGCGCATCGAATGACTTCGAACGCGCAACGGCGATGGCGCGCGACATGGTGACCCGCTATGGCATGAGCGACAAGATGGGCCCGATGGTCTACGCCGAGAACGAGGGCGAGGTATTTCTCGGCCGTTCGGTGACGACGCACAAGAGTGTGTCTGAAACGACCATGCAACAGGTTGACAGCGAAATCCGCCGCATCATCGACGAGCAATATGCTTTGGCGGTGAAGTTGCTCGATGACAATCGCGGCAAGATCGAAGCCATGACGAGCGCGCTGATGGAGTGGGAAACCATTGATCGTGAGCAGGTTCGCGACATTATGGAAGATCGTGAACCACGTCCGCCGAAGTACCCGCCGGCACCAAGGCCGACGCTGCCGTCGGATGAAAAGCCGAGCGGTGATGCGCCGACGGCGACGACAACGCCCGCTGCCGAAGGTTAA
- the pstS gene encoding phosphate ABC transporter substrate-binding protein PstS: MTFGRKLLVSVGLTAGLFTAYASAVDITGAGATFPYPLYAKWAEQYKAKSGVGMNYQSIGSGGGIKQIQAKTVDFGATDKPLKAEELEKSGLVQFPTVLGGVVPIVNVEGIKGGELKLTPTLLADLFLGKIKKWNDPAIAKLNPGVKLPDLGITVVHRADGSGTTWIFTNYLSKVSADWKEKVGNDASVQWPAGVGGKGNEGVAQYVQRIKGAIGYVEYAYAKQNKMGYTQLQNKTGAFVQPDDATFKAAAASADWKGTPGFGVVLTDQAGKDSWPITGATFILMQKKQDKPINGTEVLKFFDWAYKDGDKVSLDMDYVPMPATVKDVIRGSWKQISDAGNTPIWK, encoded by the coding sequence ATGACCTTTGGGCGCAAACTGCTCGTTAGCGTCGGCCTCACGGCTGGTCTGTTCACTGCGTATGCTAGCGCCGTCGACATCACTGGCGCCGGTGCGACTTTCCCGTACCCGCTGTACGCGAAGTGGGCGGAGCAGTACAAGGCCAAGAGTGGCGTAGGCATGAACTATCAGTCGATCGGATCCGGCGGTGGCATCAAACAGATTCAGGCCAAGACCGTCGATTTCGGCGCAACCGACAAGCCTTTGAAGGCTGAAGAACTGGAAAAATCGGGCCTGGTACAGTTCCCGACCGTCCTGGGCGGCGTGGTACCTATCGTCAACGTCGAAGGCATCAAGGGCGGCGAACTCAAGCTCACGCCGACTTTGCTGGCTGATCTTTTCCTTGGCAAGATCAAGAAATGGAACGACCCGGCGATCGCCAAGCTGAACCCGGGCGTGAAGCTGCCGGACCTGGGTATCACCGTTGTGCACCGCGCCGATGGCTCGGGCACCACCTGGATCTTTACCAATTATCTGTCCAAGGTTTCGGCCGACTGGAAAGAAAAAGTCGGTAACGATGCTTCGGTACAATGGCCGGCCGGTGTTGGCGGCAAGGGCAACGAAGGCGTAGCGCAGTACGTGCAACGCATCAAGGGCGCGATCGGCTACGTCGAATATGCCTATGCCAAGCAGAACAAGATGGGCTACACCCAGCTGCAAAACAAGACCGGCGCTTTCGTACAACCCGATGACGCAACCTTCAAGGCCGCGGCAGCCAGCGCCGACTGGAAGGGCACACCGGGCTTTGGCGTGGTGCTGACCGACCAGGCAGGCAAGGATTCCTGGCCAATCACCGGCGCGACTTTCATCCTGATGCAGAAGAAGCAGGACAAGCCGATCAATGGCACCGAAGTGCTGAAATTCTTCGACTGGGCGTACAAGGATGGCGACAAGGTATCGCTCGACATGGATTACGTGCCGATGCCGGCTACGGTCAAGGATGTGATCCGTGGCTCGTGGAAACAGATTTCCGACGCAGGCAATACGCCGATCTGGAAGTAA
- the greA gene encoding transcription elongation factor GreA, whose amino-acid sequence MIKIPLTVVGAERLKAELQRLKSIERPSVIQAIAEARAQGDLSENAEYEAAKEKQGFVEGRIAELESKLSNAQVIDPKVLADVAEGRVVFGATISLEDLEGGKQVVYQIVGEDEANLKDGKISVSSPIARALIGKYAGDVAEVVAPSGIREYEVLEVQYL is encoded by the coding sequence ATGATCAAGATCCCGCTGACCGTCGTCGGTGCGGAAAGGCTCAAGGCCGAGTTGCAGCGCCTCAAGAGCATCGAGCGTCCGTCCGTGATTCAGGCTATTGCAGAAGCGCGCGCACAAGGCGACTTGTCGGAGAACGCCGAATACGAAGCCGCCAAGGAAAAACAGGGTTTTGTTGAAGGCCGGATCGCCGAGCTGGAAAGCAAACTGTCGAACGCGCAGGTGATCGACCCCAAGGTGCTGGCCGACGTGGCCGAAGGTCGTGTTGTATTTGGCGCAACGATTTCGCTGGAAGATCTCGAGGGCGGCAAGCAGGTGGTCTACCAGATCGTCGGTGAGGATGAAGCCAACCTCAAGGATGGCAAGATCTCGGTATCCAGCCCGATTGCACGCGCGCTGATCGGCAAGTATGCCGGGGATGTGGCCGAAGTCGTTGCGCCGAGCGGTATTCGCGAATATGAAGTGCTCGAAGTTCAGTATCTCTGA